In Quercus lobata isolate SW786 chromosome 12, ValleyOak3.0 Primary Assembly, whole genome shotgun sequence, a genomic segment contains:
- the LOC115971917 gene encoding type I inositol polyphosphate 5-phosphatase 4 isoform X1 — protein MRDGNSKKSKLSWPKTLVKKWFNIKSKAEDFHADDVVDGGGDEEWRNNYSEREACTIKKSKTERMNKRNSDRVRRGKIDLDASQVTDVNNYRLFVATWNVAGKSPPSCLSLEDWLHTSPPADIYVLGFQEIVPLNAGNVLGTEDNGPARKWLALIRKTLNSLPGTSGGCHTPSPIPDPIVELDADFEGSTRQKASSFFHRRSFQSLSRSMRLDNDMAMPQPRLDRRFSVCDRVFLGHRPSDCDLNFRYGSSDDENGPGDSPVAMHYSPVSYSGSFSMEERDRQPGHSRYCLVASKQMVGIFLTVWVKSDLRDDVRNMKVSCVGRGLMGYLGNKGSISISMSVHQTSFCFVCSHLTSGQKEGDELRRNSDVMEILRKTRFPRVHGMGDSGSPQTILEHDRIIWLGDLNYRIALSYRSAKALVEMRNWRALLENDQLRIEQRRGRVFEGWNEGRIYFPPTYKYSNNSDRYAGDDRHPKEKRRTPAWCDRILWYGRGFHQLSYVRGESKFSDHRPVYSVFLAEVESLNRSRIRKSMSCSNARIEVEELLPYPHGYTDVNFF, from the exons ATGAGAGATGGGAATTCCAAGAAAAGCAAG CTTTCATGGCCCAAGACATTAGTCAAGAAATGGTTCAACATCAAGAGCAAAGCTGAGGACTTTCACGCAGATGATGTCGTTGATGGAG gtGGTGATGAAGAGtggaggaataactattcagaGAGGGAAGCATGCACAATCAAGAAAAGCAAAACAG AGAGAATGAACAAAAGGAACTCTGATCGAGTCCGGCGTGGTAAGATTGACCTTGATGCTTCCCAAGTAACAGATGTGAATAATTATAG GCTTTTTGTAGCTACATGGAATGTGGCTGGAAAATCTCCTCCTAGTTGTTTGAGTCTTGAAGATTGGCTTCACACCTCTCCTCCTGCTGACATTTATGTTCTTGG GTTTCAAGAAATTGTTCCTTTGAATGCTGGCAATGTCTTAGGCACAGAAGATAATGGCCCGGCCAGAAAATGGCTAGCTCTTATTAGGAAGACCTTGAACAGTCTTCCGGGCACTAGTGGTGGATGCCACACACCTTCACCAATCCCTGATCCAATAGTGGAATTAGATGCTGACTTTGAAGGATCAACAAGGCAGAAGGCTTCATCTTTTTTCCATCGTCGATCTTTCCAATCCTTGAGCCGGAGCATGAGATTGGACAATGACATGGCAATGCCACAACCCCGACTTGATCGTCGATTTAGTGTTTGTGACAGGGTCTTTTTGGGTCACAGGCCAAGTGACTGTGACCTGAATTTCAGATATGGCTCCTCTGATGATGAGAATGGGCCAGGGGATTCACCAGTGGCAATGCATTATTCACCGGTATCCTACAGTGGTTCTTTTTCCATGGAGGAAAGAGATAGGCAGCCAGGCCATTCTAGGTACTGTTTGGTTGCCAGTAAGCAAATGGTTGGTATATTTCTAACAGTTTGGGTGAAGAGTGATCTCAGGGATGATGTTCGGAACATGAAAGTGTCTTGTGTGGGGAGGGGACTAATGGGTTATCTTGGAAACAAG GGTTCAATTTCAATTAGCATGTCTGTGCACCAAACAAGCTTTTGCTTCGTGTGTAGCCATTTGACCTCTGGCCAGAAGGAGGGCGATGAGCTAAGGAGAAACTCTGATGTCATGGAGATCCTTAGGAAGACAAGGTTTCCCAGGGTTCATGGCATGGGGGATTCAGGTTCCCCTCAAACAATTCTGGAACACGA TCGAATAATCTGGCTAGGGGATTTGAATTATCGCATTGCACTATCTTACCGTTCTGCAAAGGCTCTTGTTGAGATGCGCAATTGGAGAGCACTGTTAGAAAATGATCAG CTGCGAATAGAGCAGAGGCGAGGGCGTGTTTTTGAAGGATGGAATGAAGGAAGAATATACTTCCCTCCCACATACAAGTATTCAAACAACTCTGATAGATATGCAGGGGATGATAGGCACCCCAAGGAGAAGCGAAGAACTCCAGCATG GTGTGATCGAATATTATGGTATGGCCGAGGCTTCCATCAATTATCATATGTTCGTGGGGAGTCAAAATTCTCGGATCATAGACCAGTTTATAGTGTGTTCTTGGCAGAGGTTGAGTCTTTAAACCGTAGTAGGATCAGAAAAAGCATGAGTTGTTCCAATGCCAGGATCGAGGTTGAAGAGCTGTTGCCATACCCACACGGATACACTGATGTCAATTTCTTTTGA
- the LOC115971917 gene encoding type IV inositol polyphosphate 5-phosphatase 7 isoform X2, with protein sequence MNKRNSDRVRRGKIDLDASQVTDVNNYRLFVATWNVAGKSPPSCLSLEDWLHTSPPADIYVLGFQEIVPLNAGNVLGTEDNGPARKWLALIRKTLNSLPGTSGGCHTPSPIPDPIVELDADFEGSTRQKASSFFHRRSFQSLSRSMRLDNDMAMPQPRLDRRFSVCDRVFLGHRPSDCDLNFRYGSSDDENGPGDSPVAMHYSPVSYSGSFSMEERDRQPGHSRYCLVASKQMVGIFLTVWVKSDLRDDVRNMKVSCVGRGLMGYLGNKGSISISMSVHQTSFCFVCSHLTSGQKEGDELRRNSDVMEILRKTRFPRVHGMGDSGSPQTILEHDRIIWLGDLNYRIALSYRSAKALVEMRNWRALLENDQLRIEQRRGRVFEGWNEGRIYFPPTYKYSNNSDRYAGDDRHPKEKRRTPAWCDRILWYGRGFHQLSYVRGESKFSDHRPVYSVFLAEVESLNRSRIRKSMSCSNARIEVEELLPYPHGYTDVNFF encoded by the exons ATGAACAAAAGGAACTCTGATCGAGTCCGGCGTGGTAAGATTGACCTTGATGCTTCCCAAGTAACAGATGTGAATAATTATAG GCTTTTTGTAGCTACATGGAATGTGGCTGGAAAATCTCCTCCTAGTTGTTTGAGTCTTGAAGATTGGCTTCACACCTCTCCTCCTGCTGACATTTATGTTCTTGG GTTTCAAGAAATTGTTCCTTTGAATGCTGGCAATGTCTTAGGCACAGAAGATAATGGCCCGGCCAGAAAATGGCTAGCTCTTATTAGGAAGACCTTGAACAGTCTTCCGGGCACTAGTGGTGGATGCCACACACCTTCACCAATCCCTGATCCAATAGTGGAATTAGATGCTGACTTTGAAGGATCAACAAGGCAGAAGGCTTCATCTTTTTTCCATCGTCGATCTTTCCAATCCTTGAGCCGGAGCATGAGATTGGACAATGACATGGCAATGCCACAACCCCGACTTGATCGTCGATTTAGTGTTTGTGACAGGGTCTTTTTGGGTCACAGGCCAAGTGACTGTGACCTGAATTTCAGATATGGCTCCTCTGATGATGAGAATGGGCCAGGGGATTCACCAGTGGCAATGCATTATTCACCGGTATCCTACAGTGGTTCTTTTTCCATGGAGGAAAGAGATAGGCAGCCAGGCCATTCTAGGTACTGTTTGGTTGCCAGTAAGCAAATGGTTGGTATATTTCTAACAGTTTGGGTGAAGAGTGATCTCAGGGATGATGTTCGGAACATGAAAGTGTCTTGTGTGGGGAGGGGACTAATGGGTTATCTTGGAAACAAG GGTTCAATTTCAATTAGCATGTCTGTGCACCAAACAAGCTTTTGCTTCGTGTGTAGCCATTTGACCTCTGGCCAGAAGGAGGGCGATGAGCTAAGGAGAAACTCTGATGTCATGGAGATCCTTAGGAAGACAAGGTTTCCCAGGGTTCATGGCATGGGGGATTCAGGTTCCCCTCAAACAATTCTGGAACACGA TCGAATAATCTGGCTAGGGGATTTGAATTATCGCATTGCACTATCTTACCGTTCTGCAAAGGCTCTTGTTGAGATGCGCAATTGGAGAGCACTGTTAGAAAATGATCAG CTGCGAATAGAGCAGAGGCGAGGGCGTGTTTTTGAAGGATGGAATGAAGGAAGAATATACTTCCCTCCCACATACAAGTATTCAAACAACTCTGATAGATATGCAGGGGATGATAGGCACCCCAAGGAGAAGCGAAGAACTCCAGCATG GTGTGATCGAATATTATGGTATGGCCGAGGCTTCCATCAATTATCATATGTTCGTGGGGAGTCAAAATTCTCGGATCATAGACCAGTTTATAGTGTGTTCTTGGCAGAGGTTGAGTCTTTAAACCGTAGTAGGATCAGAAAAAGCATGAGTTGTTCCAATGCCAGGATCGAGGTTGAAGAGCTGTTGCCATACCCACACGGATACACTGATGTCAATTTCTTTTGA